From a region of the Ficedula albicollis isolate OC2 chromosome 1A, FicAlb1.5, whole genome shotgun sequence genome:
- the NET1 gene encoding neuroepithelial cell-transforming gene 1 protein isoform X1: protein MEAEPPGQKHPGRRRGRASISPPPGGTPGVAASCSRYPLRRGSSFTFLTPGPHWDFTLKRKRREKDDDVVSLNSLDFKEPSTKRVRPLARVTSLANLISPVRNGAVRRFGQTIQSFTLRSDSKSPGCAQKSCSRSAAPTPPKRRSSVLWSEMLDINTKESLSTKEIKRQEAIYEMSRGEQDLIEDLKLARKAYHDPMLKLSIMSEEELTHIFGDLDSYIPLHEDLLASLGEATKPDGTVEQIGPILVKWLPRLHAYKGYCSNQLAAKALLDQKKQDRRVQDFLQRCLESPFSRKLDLWSFLDIPRSRLVKYPLLLKEILRHTPKEHPDIHILEEAISIIQGVLSDINLKKGESECQYYIDKLEYLDEKQKDPRIEGSKALLCHGELKNKNGHKLYVFLFQEILVLTRPVTRNERQAFQVYRQPIPVQELLLEDLQDGDVKMGGSFRGAFGNSDKAKNIFRVRFQDPSPGQSHTLQANDVFHKQQWVNCIRTAIAPFQRNIPAPELKELPELSEESEENNPSVPNVPAQQRQSGISHMELDESAAECGSVLDSGLKSHRTSSGHRKSREKQLSGKRKETLV, encoded by the exons GTACCCTCTGAGACGAGGCAGCTCCTTCACATTCCTGACTCCAGGCCCACACTGGGATTTTACCCTG AAGAGGAAGCGACGAGAGAAGGACGACGATGTTGTCAGCTTGAACAGCCTCGACTTTAAG GAGCCAAGCACGAAACGGGTCCGGCCTTTAGCACGAGTCACCTCCCTGGCAAACCTGATCTCCCCTGTCAGAAATGGGGCAGTTCGGCGCTTTGGGCAGACAATCCAG TCATTCACCCTTCGCAGCGACAGCAAatcccctggctgtgcccagaaATCATGCAGCAGATCTGCTGCTCCTACTCCCCCCAAGAGAAGGAGCAGCGTCCTTTGGTCTGAAATGTTGGATATCAACACGAAAGAATCCCTGAGCACCAAAGAAATCAAGCGCCAGGAG GCCATCTATGAAATGTCCAGGGGGGAGCAGGACCTGATTGAAGACCTGAAGCTGGCCAGGAAG GCCTACCATGATCCCATGCTGAAACTGTCCATCATGTCTGAGGAGGAACTCACCCACATTTTTGGGGACTTGGATTCCTACATTCCTCTGCACGAAG ACTTACTGGCAAGTTTGGGAGAAGCAACAAAACCAGATGGAACAGTGGAGCAGATTGGGCCCATCCTTGTGAAGTGG ttACCCCGACTCCACGCCTACAAAGGCTACTGCAGCAACCAGCTGGCAGCCAAGGCCCTGCTGGACCAGAAGAAGCAGGACAGGAGGGTGCAGGATTTCCTGCAGCGCTGCCTGGAGTCTCCCTTCAGCCGCAAGCTGGACCTGTGGAGCTTCCTGGACATCCCTCGGAGCCGCCTGGTCAAATACCCCCTGCTGCTCAAGGAGATCCTGAGGCACACTCCCAAAGAGCACCCCGACATCCACATCCTGGAGGAAGCT ATATCCATAATCCAAGGAGTCCTCTCTGATATCAACCTGAAGAAGGGCGAGTCTGAGTGCCAGTATTACATTGACAAGCTGGAATACCTGGATGAGAAGCAGAAGGATCCAAGGATTGAAGGCAGCAAAGCTTTACTGTGCCACGGGGagctgaagaataaaaatggaCAC AAACTCTACGTCTTCCTCTTCCAAGAGATCCTGGTGCTGACGCGGCCGGTGACCCGCAACGAGCGGCAGGCGTTCCAGGTGTACCGCCAGCCCATCCccgtgcaggagctgctcctggaggacCTGCAGGATGGGGATGTCAAGATGGGAGGCTCCTTCCGAGGGGCTTTTGGCAATTCTGATAAAG CCAAAAACATTTTCCGAGTGCGTTTCCAGGATCCCAGCCCGGGCCAGTCGCACACGCTGCAGGCCAACGACGTGTTCCACAAGCAGCAGTGGGTGAACTGCATCCGCACGGCCATCGCCCCCTTCCAGAGGAAcattcctgctccagagctgaaggagctgcCTGAGCTGAGCGAGGAATCAGAGGAGAACAACCCCTCCGTGCCCAACGTGCCAGCCCAGCAGCGCCAGTCGGGAATTTCCCACATGGAGCTGGACGAGAGCGCGGCCGAGTGCGGCTCCGTCCTGGACTCGGGGCTGAAATCCCACAGAACCTCATCCGGGCACAGAAAATCCAGGGAGAAGCAGCTCagtgggaagaggaaagaaacgCTGGtgtaa
- the LOC101817508 gene encoding calmodulin, striated muscle, whose protein sequence is MAERLSEEKIAEFKEAFSLFDRDGDGCISSKELGTVMRSLGQNPSEAELQDMVGEVDADGSGTIDFPEFLSLMARKMRDTDSEEEIREAFRVFDKDGNGYISAAELRHVMTNLGEKLTDEEVDEMIKEADCNNDGQVNYEEFVRMMTEK, encoded by the coding sequence ATGGCGGAGCGGCTGTCGGAGGAGAAAATCGCGGAATTCAAAGAAGCTTTTTCCCTCTTCGACCGCGACGGCGACGGTTGCatcagcagcaaggagctgggcACGGTGATGCGCTCGCTGGGCCAGAACCCCAGCGAGGCCGAGCTGCAGGACATGGTGGGAGAGGTGGACGCCGACGGCAGCGGCACCATCGACTTCCCCGAGTTCCTGTCGCTGATGGCGAGGAAGATGCGGGACACGGACAGCGAGGAGGAGATCCGAGAGGCGTTCCGCGTCTTCGACAAGGACGGGAACGGCTACATCAGCGCGGCCGAGCTGCGGCACGTCATGACCAACCTGGGAGAGAAGCTGACGGACGAGGAGGTGGACGAGATGATCAAAGAGGCCGATTGCAACAACGACGGGCAGGTCAACTACGAGGAGTTCGTGAGGATGATGACGGAGAAGTGA
- the NET1 gene encoding neuroepithelial cell-transforming gene 1 protein isoform X2 — MVAHDELGGLLPIKRTIRVIDAQNQHFREQEEPSTKRVRPLARVTSLANLISPVRNGAVRRFGQTIQSFTLRSDSKSPGCAQKSCSRSAAPTPPKRRSSVLWSEMLDINTKESLSTKEIKRQEAIYEMSRGEQDLIEDLKLARKAYHDPMLKLSIMSEEELTHIFGDLDSYIPLHEDLLASLGEATKPDGTVEQIGPILVKWLPRLHAYKGYCSNQLAAKALLDQKKQDRRVQDFLQRCLESPFSRKLDLWSFLDIPRSRLVKYPLLLKEILRHTPKEHPDIHILEEAISIIQGVLSDINLKKGESECQYYIDKLEYLDEKQKDPRIEGSKALLCHGELKNKNGHKLYVFLFQEILVLTRPVTRNERQAFQVYRQPIPVQELLLEDLQDGDVKMGGSFRGAFGNSDKAKNIFRVRFQDPSPGQSHTLQANDVFHKQQWVNCIRTAIAPFQRNIPAPELKELPELSEESEENNPSVPNVPAQQRQSGISHMELDESAAECGSVLDSGLKSHRTSSGHRKSREKQLSGKRKETLV, encoded by the exons ATGGTGGCGCACGACGAGCTGGGCGGGCTGCTGCCCATCAAAAGGACTATCCGGGTCATCGACGCGCAGAACCAGCACttcagggagcaggag GAGCCAAGCACGAAACGGGTCCGGCCTTTAGCACGAGTCACCTCCCTGGCAAACCTGATCTCCCCTGTCAGAAATGGGGCAGTTCGGCGCTTTGGGCAGACAATCCAG TCATTCACCCTTCGCAGCGACAGCAAatcccctggctgtgcccagaaATCATGCAGCAGATCTGCTGCTCCTACTCCCCCCAAGAGAAGGAGCAGCGTCCTTTGGTCTGAAATGTTGGATATCAACACGAAAGAATCCCTGAGCACCAAAGAAATCAAGCGCCAGGAG GCCATCTATGAAATGTCCAGGGGGGAGCAGGACCTGATTGAAGACCTGAAGCTGGCCAGGAAG GCCTACCATGATCCCATGCTGAAACTGTCCATCATGTCTGAGGAGGAACTCACCCACATTTTTGGGGACTTGGATTCCTACATTCCTCTGCACGAAG ACTTACTGGCAAGTTTGGGAGAAGCAACAAAACCAGATGGAACAGTGGAGCAGATTGGGCCCATCCTTGTGAAGTGG ttACCCCGACTCCACGCCTACAAAGGCTACTGCAGCAACCAGCTGGCAGCCAAGGCCCTGCTGGACCAGAAGAAGCAGGACAGGAGGGTGCAGGATTTCCTGCAGCGCTGCCTGGAGTCTCCCTTCAGCCGCAAGCTGGACCTGTGGAGCTTCCTGGACATCCCTCGGAGCCGCCTGGTCAAATACCCCCTGCTGCTCAAGGAGATCCTGAGGCACACTCCCAAAGAGCACCCCGACATCCACATCCTGGAGGAAGCT ATATCCATAATCCAAGGAGTCCTCTCTGATATCAACCTGAAGAAGGGCGAGTCTGAGTGCCAGTATTACATTGACAAGCTGGAATACCTGGATGAGAAGCAGAAGGATCCAAGGATTGAAGGCAGCAAAGCTTTACTGTGCCACGGGGagctgaagaataaaaatggaCAC AAACTCTACGTCTTCCTCTTCCAAGAGATCCTGGTGCTGACGCGGCCGGTGACCCGCAACGAGCGGCAGGCGTTCCAGGTGTACCGCCAGCCCATCCccgtgcaggagctgctcctggaggacCTGCAGGATGGGGATGTCAAGATGGGAGGCTCCTTCCGAGGGGCTTTTGGCAATTCTGATAAAG CCAAAAACATTTTCCGAGTGCGTTTCCAGGATCCCAGCCCGGGCCAGTCGCACACGCTGCAGGCCAACGACGTGTTCCACAAGCAGCAGTGGGTGAACTGCATCCGCACGGCCATCGCCCCCTTCCAGAGGAAcattcctgctccagagctgaaggagctgcCTGAGCTGAGCGAGGAATCAGAGGAGAACAACCCCTCCGTGCCCAACGTGCCAGCCCAGCAGCGCCAGTCGGGAATTTCCCACATGGAGCTGGACGAGAGCGCGGCCGAGTGCGGCTCCGTCCTGGACTCGGGGCTGAAATCCCACAGAACCTCATCCGGGCACAGAAAATCCAGGGAGAAGCAGCTCagtgggaagaggaaagaaacgCTGGtgtaa